A part of Thermocrinis albus DSM 14484 genomic DNA contains:
- a CDS encoding M16 family metallopeptidase, whose translation MIIILLFLSFLGISYGGGKVHYLTLKNGVRIIVEETHGRGIVSGSIFIKGGTHGEKKRGTTHLMATLLIRGTKSYDAYSIASTFEDWGGSISTSTADDYVEISFSTRPQGFEKALEVIKSILTEPLFSQDDLSREKNNTIVAIRASRERGFDFAMEHLRRITYRGTSYEVSPLGREEDIQNITREDLLERWRQLVKGGNVVVSISGDISWDQVRGKLEEAFSSLPAGSYPVDTVSTYIEETKLEKVEREGSQATIMCAFNAVPYNSKDYFAFKVLTSILGDGMNSKLFKELREKKGYAYATFAMYPTRLASPRLIAYIGTSPQKAQDALQDLVKVILHSPIEEGDLQLAKKRMVGDYILDHQTRARRAWYRGFYEVLGLGYKTDDEYVSRIQEVRWEDIKRLRENLGDKYHCVVVQPPKI comes from the coding sequence ATGATTATAATACTCCTTTTCCTGAGTTTTTTAGGTATCTCCTACGGAGGTGGTAAGGTGCATTATCTGACCCTCAAAAACGGTGTACGCATCATAGTGGAAGAGACTCACGGCAGGGGTATAGTAAGCGGCAGTATCTTCATAAAAGGGGGTACCCACGGAGAGAAAAAGAGAGGCACCACACACCTTATGGCCACTCTCCTTATAAGGGGTACTAAAAGCTACGACGCTTACAGTATAGCCAGTACCTTTGAAGACTGGGGAGGTAGTATATCAACCTCCACGGCAGATGATTACGTGGAGATAAGCTTTTCTACAAGACCACAGGGTTTTGAAAAGGCTCTTGAGGTTATAAAGAGTATACTGACAGAACCCCTCTTCTCGCAGGATGACCTCAGTAGGGAAAAGAACAACACCATAGTTGCTATAAGGGCCAGCAGAGAGAGAGGCTTTGACTTTGCCATGGAACATCTAAGAAGGATAACCTACAGAGGAACCAGCTACGAAGTATCTCCTTTAGGAAGAGAAGAGGACATACAGAACATAACACGGGAAGATCTTCTTGAGCGGTGGCGCCAGCTTGTAAAAGGTGGAAACGTGGTGGTGAGCATATCGGGAGACATAAGTTGGGATCAGGTGAGAGGAAAATTGGAAGAAGCTTTTTCTTCTTTACCTGCAGGTAGTTATCCTGTGGATACGGTGAGCACTTATATAGAAGAAACCAAGTTAGAAAAGGTGGAGAGGGAAGGATCTCAGGCAACCATAATGTGCGCTTTCAACGCAGTTCCTTACAACTCTAAGGACTACTTTGCTTTCAAGGTCCTTACCTCTATACTGGGTGATGGGATGAACTCAAAGCTTTTTAAGGAGTTGAGGGAGAAAAAGGGCTATGCTTACGCCACCTTTGCCATGTACCCAACACGCCTTGCATCTCCCCGTCTTATAGCTTACATAGGCACTTCTCCCCAAAAGGCACAGGATGCACTTCAGGACCTGGTGAAAGTGATCTTACATTCTCCTATAGAAGAAGGAGATCTTCAGCTGGCTAAGAAGAGAATGGTGGGCGACTATATCCTTGACCATCAAACAAGAGCCAGAAGAGCCTGGTACAGGGGCTTTTACGAGGTGTTAGGTCTTGGTTACAAAACGGATGATGAGTACGTTTCACGGATACAGGAGGTTAGGTGGGAGGACATAAAGCGTCTGAGGGAAAATCTAGGTGATAAGTATCATTGCGTGGTGGTGCAACCACCCAAGATTTAA
- a CDS encoding AAA family ATPase encodes MIVVVMGLSGSGKSYLAKLLHRYWGFEWIRSDEIRKKLAGIEPTKHVREAFGEGIYSQDWTERVYSQMVKMAEDLVKEGKKVVLDATFLKEWQRELVKSAFPDAIFLLAEASDETIRRRLREREDISDATEEIYLKQKEVFERPSYAVVVNTEKSEEELRELLQNLLSAKGV; translated from the coding sequence GTGATAGTGGTGGTGATGGGTCTTTCGGGGAGCGGTAAATCTTATCTGGCCAAGTTGCTCCATCGTTACTGGGGTTTCGAATGGATAAGAAGTGACGAGATAAGGAAAAAACTGGCCGGGATAGAACCGACAAAGCACGTAAGGGAGGCCTTCGGTGAGGGTATATACTCTCAAGACTGGACCGAGAGGGTATATAGTCAGATGGTGAAGATGGCTGAGGATCTGGTGAAGGAGGGGAAAAAGGTGGTACTGGACGCCACCTTTTTGAAGGAGTGGCAGAGAGAGTTAGTAAAATCGGCTTTCCCTGATGCTATTTTTCTACTGGCCGAGGCAAGTGACGAGACCATAAGGCGTAGGTTGAGGGAAAGAGAAGATATCTCCGACGCCACAGAGGAGATATACCTAAAACAGAAGGAGGTATTTGAAAGACCTTCTTACGCGGTGGTGGTAAACACGGAGAAAAGTGAAGAGGAGCTTAGGGAGTTATTGCAAAATCTTCTTTCGGCAAAAGGGGTTTGA
- a CDS encoding DUF4149 domain-containing protein: MEKMLVFLNSLYLGMASFFSFYVAPTLFKVLGKEQAGKVVEKVFPVYFGVGGLVALLSVLLGFRIGKFFVLLAILNLLLHILQEFYILPTANQLKQSNYEEFMRWHGISVSVNLAILVITLLMVVIILRKL; encoded by the coding sequence ATGGAGAAGATGCTGGTTTTTCTCAACAGCCTCTATCTGGGAATGGCTTCCTTTTTCAGTTTCTATGTGGCACCTACCCTCTTTAAGGTATTAGGCAAGGAGCAGGCGGGCAAGGTGGTGGAGAAGGTGTTTCCCGTTTACTTTGGTGTAGGTGGCCTTGTAGCACTTCTGTCCGTCCTTTTGGGTTTTCGGATAGGTAAATTCTTTGTCCTTCTAGCCATCCTCAATTTACTACTGCACATACTGCAGGAGTTTTACATACTTCCAACGGCAAACCAACTTAAGCAGAGTAACTACGAGGAGTTTATGAGATGGCACGGTATATCGGTGAGCGTGAATCTAGCCATTCTGGTGATAACCCTCCTCATGGTGGTGATAATACTCAGAAAGTTGTAG
- the tpx gene encoding thiol peroxidase: MAQTVNLKGSPVTLIGSLPNVGDRAPEAIVVTKDLQEKTVGGAKGVVQVIITVPSLDTPVCETETKKFNEMLAGMTGVDVTVVSMDLPFAQKRFCESFNIGNVTVASDFRYRDMEKYGVLIGEGALKGILARAVFIVDKEGKVAYVQLVPEITQEPNYDEVINKVKELL, translated from the coding sequence ATGGCGCAGACCGTAAATCTAAAAGGCTCTCCCGTTACACTGATAGGATCCTTACCTAATGTGGGTGACAGAGCACCTGAGGCCATAGTGGTCACAAAAGATCTTCAGGAGAAAACCGTAGGTGGCGCGAAGGGTGTGGTACAAGTTATCATAACGGTGCCCTCTTTGGACACGCCAGTATGCGAGACAGAAACCAAGAAGTTTAACGAGATGCTGGCAGGTATGACAGGTGTGGATGTTACCGTAGTCTCTATGGATCTCCCCTTTGCTCAAAAGAGGTTCTGTGAGAGCTTCAACATCGGCAACGTGACGGTAGCCTCCGACTTTCGTTACAGAGACATGGAGAAGTACGGTGTCCTCATAGGAGAAGGTGCTCTTAAGGGCATACTGGCCAGGGCGGTCTTCATTGTGGACAAAGAGGGTAAGGTGGCTTACGTACAACTGGTCCCCGAGATAACCCAAGAACCCAACTACGACGAGGTTATCAACAAGGTGAAGGAATTGCTATAA
- a CDS encoding M16 family metallopeptidase, whose protein sequence is MLVLLIVLLEVVVMSVSFATTQLKVYKLSNGATLIVNPRDDTTAVSLQVWFRVGSIYENYQQKGMAHFLEHMLFNGSEEYPYGEIDRLVEEMGGDINAGTSKDYTFYYITVAQPYWQQALRLLYQLTQKPLLQEQMVEKEKPIVIEELRRGKDNPSNVLWEELEKLAYKVSPYRFPIIGFEETIQKFNREMLLEFFRNFYQPQNMYVVVVGDVDPQEVLKVTEETFGKETGRRVPFSDFLPEPDWSQNRFKKLEDPRLERAMWAIAWKTVPAGEKEYYALVVLDQILGGGRTSLFYRELREKGLVYSVSTGDMGRPRDNLYVIYATFDPSKYQEVKERIFKLMQDLSTNLSDEDVEKAKERIINGEVFTQEKPQREAYFIGYSATVIGRLDYYLYFENNIRSVRKIDVLRVLERYFLGRPYVELLMVPKR, encoded by the coding sequence GTGCTGGTTCTCCTTATAGTGCTTCTGGAGGTAGTGGTTATGAGTGTTAGCTTTGCCACAACTCAGTTGAAAGTGTACAAACTCAGCAACGGAGCCACCCTCATAGTGAATCCTAGGGACGACACCACAGCGGTGTCTCTACAGGTGTGGTTCAGGGTAGGTTCCATTTACGAGAACTACCAACAGAAGGGTATGGCTCATTTTCTGGAACACATGCTCTTTAACGGTTCGGAAGAGTATCCTTACGGTGAGATAGATAGGTTGGTGGAAGAGATGGGTGGCGACATAAACGCGGGAACTTCCAAAGACTACACCTTCTATTACATCACTGTGGCGCAACCTTACTGGCAACAGGCTTTGAGATTACTTTACCAACTCACCCAAAAACCCTTACTGCAGGAGCAGATGGTGGAAAAAGAAAAGCCCATCGTCATAGAGGAGTTAAGAAGAGGCAAGGACAACCCCTCCAACGTGTTGTGGGAAGAGCTGGAAAAACTGGCCTACAAGGTATCACCCTATCGCTTTCCCATCATAGGCTTTGAAGAGACAATCCAGAAGTTCAACAGAGAGATGCTTCTTGAGTTCTTCAGAAACTTCTACCAACCCCAAAACATGTACGTGGTGGTGGTGGGAGATGTGGATCCTCAGGAGGTGCTGAAGGTGACAGAAGAAACCTTCGGTAAGGAGACGGGCAGAAGAGTTCCCTTCTCCGACTTTTTACCGGAACCTGATTGGTCTCAGAACCGTTTCAAGAAGTTGGAAGATCCGAGATTAGAGAGAGCTATGTGGGCTATAGCCTGGAAAACAGTTCCGGCTGGTGAGAAGGAGTACTACGCTCTCGTGGTGCTGGACCAGATTCTGGGAGGAGGACGAACATCCCTCTTCTACAGGGAACTGAGGGAGAAAGGTTTGGTTTACAGTGTGTCTACAGGGGACATGGGAAGGCCTCGTGACAACCTTTACGTGATTTATGCCACCTTTGATCCTTCCAAATACCAAGAGGTAAAGGAAAGGATCTTTAAGCTTATGCAAGATCTCAGTACAAACCTATCTGACGAGGATGTGGAAAAAGCTAAGGAAAGGATAATAAACGGTGAGGTGTTCACTCAAGAAAAACCTCAGCGAGAGGCTTACTTCATAGGATACTCTGCTACAGTCATAGGGAGATTGGATTACTATCTTTACTTTGAAAACAACATAAGAAGTGTAAGGAAGATAGACGTTCTTCGGGTTTTAGAGAGGTACTTCTTGGGAAGGCCTTACGTGGAACTCCTTATGGTACCTAAGAGATGA
- a CDS encoding LysM peptidoglycan-binding domain-containing protein: MRRGVFLLGISLLITLAWGKECKFHKVRKGDTLESIAREYGVSLSDIKRYNKNLKENRLKVGQQICIPVKTKAEKKQGDYAIYRVKKGDTLEEIAQKFGVDVKELAKFNGLKSHVIKEGQELKIPARSHGEKVSKKGKEVDYTTYTVKKGAKLQHVAQKLGVPLRELEKLNPELKGKWLKPGTVVKIPKKMKEEKVAEKVEKVSKKGEEVDYTTYTVKKGAKLQHVARKLGVPLRELEKLNPELKGKWLKPGTVVKIPKKMKEEKVAEKVEKVEKKTEREKIPTVEERETPPPPPVEKKISIGKLPMPVEGKIEKAQRGVQIVGNCDQKVRAVESGKVIYSGDDLKAYGNMVIVDHGSFISLYANNSTNLVRRGDTVEKGQAIAVIGKDKDSGRCVLHFELRDKDGIPLNPTEYLRSLQ; the protein is encoded by the coding sequence ATGAGGAGAGGGGTTTTTCTGTTAGGTATTAGCTTACTTATAACTTTAGCGTGGGGGAAAGAGTGTAAGTTCCACAAAGTGAGAAAAGGTGACACTTTGGAGAGTATAGCTCGAGAGTACGGCGTATCTCTATCCGATATCAAGCGGTACAACAAAAACCTTAAGGAGAACAGGCTGAAGGTAGGTCAGCAGATATGTATACCTGTAAAGACAAAGGCAGAGAAAAAACAAGGAGATTACGCCATCTACAGGGTGAAAAAGGGTGATACCCTTGAGGAGATAGCTCAGAAGTTTGGTGTAGATGTAAAGGAGTTGGCCAAATTCAACGGACTAAAATCTCATGTCATAAAGGAAGGTCAAGAGCTGAAGATTCCGGCACGTAGTCACGGGGAAAAAGTCAGTAAAAAAGGGAAAGAGGTTGATTACACCACTTACACTGTTAAGAAGGGGGCAAAGCTTCAGCATGTGGCTCAAAAACTGGGTGTACCGCTCAGAGAGCTGGAAAAACTAAACCCAGAGCTGAAAGGAAAATGGCTAAAGCCGGGAACGGTGGTAAAAATCCCTAAAAAAATGAAAGAAGAAAAGGTGGCTGAAAAGGTGGAAAAGGTCAGTAAAAAAGGAGAAGAGGTTGATTACACCACTTACACTGTTAAGAAGGGGGCGAAGCTTCAGCATGTGGCTCGAAAACTGGGTGTACCGCTCAGAGAGCTGGAAAAGCTAAACCCAGAGCTGAAAGGAAAATGGCTAAAGCCGGGAACGGTGGTAAAAATCCCTAAAAAAATGAAAGAAGAAAAGGTGGCTGAAAAGGTAGAGAAAGTGGAAAAGAAAACAGAGAGGGAAAAAATACCAACGGTGGAAGAGAGGGAGACACCACCTCCACCACCGGTAGAGAAGAAGATAAGCATAGGGAAACTGCCTATGCCTGTAGAGGGTAAGATAGAAAAGGCTCAGAGGGGTGTGCAGATAGTAGGAAACTGTGATCAGAAGGTAAGAGCTGTTGAGTCAGGGAAGGTGATATACAGCGGAGATGATCTTAAGGCTTACGGTAACATGGTCATTGTAGATCACGGTAGCTTTATATCCCTTTATGCCAACAACTCCACCAACCTGGTAAGGAGAGGAGACACGGTGGAAAAGGGACAGGCTATAGCAGTGATAGGAAAGGATAAGGATTCTGGAAGGTGCGTTCTTCACTTTGAACTTAGAGACAAGGATGGTATACCCCTTAATCCTACTGAGTATCTGAGATCCCTTCAATGA
- a CDS encoding (Fe-S)-binding protein, with protein MEKLVEIPLDLAQKCVKCGLCKSVCPTYRQEEGSYARGRLALAEMVVKGDLPLTQEVAKQWDECAMCRRCEWICPNDVQYKEIMAFARHHQKKKLGMGLVKRMALKSLMLLQSPLGRKVVPILGKILRLLPAEGLRIIFPTGARKFMPKASPSAFELRGKVFQADQEKGKLLFFTGCMIDAFYTETGRNVIKLMNRAGYTVIVPEDIRCCGAPHYYSGDMESFTQLKEHNMKEMSKYQYDAVVVACPTCGGALKEDYGIDKDVFDFTQIIQKNPLPFKGNGERVTFHVPCHSYTAMKLKEEVFYDTLKMVKNAEVRKASKDKSCCGFAGIFSITNPALSDKIQKEKMDDLLKTEAQVVLTTCPGCVLQLTDGTRKYGKCQKVMHLADYLAQRLHDGEDRGSLQR; from the coding sequence ATGGAAAAGTTGGTAGAGATACCTTTGGATTTAGCACAAAAGTGCGTAAAGTGTGGCCTCTGCAAGTCAGTATGTCCTACTTACCGACAGGAGGAAGGATCTTACGCACGGGGTAGGTTGGCTTTGGCAGAGATGGTGGTAAAGGGAGATCTGCCTCTCACCCAAGAAGTAGCCAAGCAGTGGGATGAGTGTGCCATGTGCAGAAGGTGTGAGTGGATATGCCCCAACGATGTTCAGTATAAGGAGATAATGGCCTTTGCGCGACATCACCAAAAGAAAAAACTGGGTATGGGTCTGGTAAAGAGGATGGCGCTGAAAAGCCTTATGTTACTACAGTCTCCGTTGGGCAGAAAAGTAGTTCCCATCCTAGGGAAAATACTTCGACTACTTCCTGCAGAAGGTTTGCGTATCATCTTTCCTACGGGGGCTCGCAAGTTTATGCCGAAGGCATCTCCCTCCGCCTTTGAGTTGCGTGGTAAGGTCTTTCAGGCGGATCAGGAGAAAGGTAAGCTCCTCTTCTTCACAGGTTGTATGATAGATGCCTTTTACACAGAGACAGGCAGAAACGTAATAAAGTTGATGAACAGAGCTGGTTATACGGTGATAGTCCCGGAAGATATAAGGTGTTGTGGAGCGCCTCACTACTACTCAGGTGATATGGAGAGTTTTACCCAACTGAAGGAACATAACATGAAGGAGATGAGTAAATACCAGTACGATGCAGTGGTAGTAGCCTGTCCTACCTGTGGTGGTGCACTTAAGGAAGATTACGGTATAGACAAGGATGTTTTTGACTTTACCCAGATAATACAGAAGAACCCTCTTCCTTTTAAAGGAAACGGTGAGAGGGTGACCTTTCACGTACCGTGTCACTCTTACACCGCCATGAAGCTGAAAGAGGAGGTTTTTTACGACACCCTGAAGATGGTAAAGAACGCTGAAGTTAGAAAAGCCAGCAAAGATAAATCTTGTTGTGGTTTTGCGGGTATTTTTTCCATAACCAATCCTGCCCTGTCAGATAAAATACAGAAGGAGAAGATGGATGACCTTCTCAAAACGGAGGCCCAGGTGGTTCTAACCACTTGTCCCGGTTGTGTACTCCAACTGACCGACGGAACCAGAAAATACGGGAAGTGTCAGAAGGTAATGCACTTGGCTGATTATCTGGCTCAGAGGCTTCACGATGGTGAGGATAGAGGTTCTTTACAGAGGTAG
- a CDS encoding RusA family crossover junction endodeoxyribonuclease, with product MARYIGERESSHSGDNPPHGGDNTQKVVELYISTLPVPKSNRYIRRRGGKVFKPPRIKNWEVRALWEIKQQYSGSTLLGPLRMEVELTLPNRRKRDIDNMLKSLWDILEKAKVIGNDDQIQELYVIKRYSKGQQGTKIRIIEGISDTQ from the coding sequence ATGGCACGGTATATCGGTGAGCGTGAATCTAGCCATTCTGGTGATAACCCTCCTCATGGTGGTGATAATACTCAGAAAGTTGTAGAGCTGTACATATCCACACTCCCTGTTCCTAAAAGCAACAGATACATAAGAAGGCGTGGTGGGAAGGTTTTTAAACCACCTCGTATAAAAAACTGGGAGGTGAGAGCCCTCTGGGAGATAAAACAGCAGTACTCGGGAAGTACCCTTTTGGGACCATTACGGATGGAAGTGGAGCTTACACTACCCAACCGGAGGAAGAGGGACATAGACAACATGCTAAAAAGCTTGTGGGATATTTTAGAAAAAGCAAAGGTTATAGGCAACGACGATCAAATACAGGAACTTTACGTCATAAAAAGGTACTCTAAGGGGCAGCAGGGTACTAAGATAAGGATCATTGAAGGGATCTCAGATACTCAGTAG
- a CDS encoding SDH family Clp fold serine proteinase, translated as MEQPMVNPFVSFFNFFFWILFLVFFLLPLWKRWALNNARNSLIETLEKKRGSRVITLIHRQESVGFFGIPIFRYITIEDSEQVLRAIRLTPPDMPIDLIVHTPGGLALAATQIANALARHRGPVRVIVPHYAMSGGTLIALAADEIIMDPNAVLGPVDPQIGQLPAASILKVLEIKDVKDIDDQTIVMADVARKAIEQMEQYVTYLLTSKGMDREKAQSIAKELSVGKYTHDYPLTVEYLKSLGLNISTDVPEEVYELMELFPQPMGSQVPSVQYIPVPYRTHRAVK; from the coding sequence ATGGAACAACCTATGGTGAACCCTTTCGTTAGTTTTTTCAACTTCTTCTTTTGGATCCTCTTTCTGGTGTTCTTCCTTTTACCTCTATGGAAGAGGTGGGCCCTTAACAATGCCAGAAACTCTCTCATTGAGACCTTAGAGAAAAAGAGAGGTAGCAGAGTCATCACCCTCATTCACCGACAGGAGAGTGTGGGTTTCTTCGGCATCCCCATATTCCGTTACATAACCATAGAAGACTCGGAGCAGGTGCTCAGAGCCATAAGACTGACACCTCCTGACATGCCTATAGATCTCATAGTTCACACACCCGGAGGGTTGGCTCTCGCCGCCACTCAGATAGCTAATGCTCTGGCACGTCACAGAGGTCCCGTTCGTGTTATAGTACCTCATTACGCTATGTCTGGAGGTACCCTCATAGCTCTTGCCGCCGACGAGATAATCATGGATCCCAACGCGGTGCTTGGTCCAGTGGATCCCCAGATAGGACAGCTACCAGCAGCATCTATACTGAAGGTTCTGGAGATAAAAGATGTAAAGGATATAGATGACCAGACTATAGTGATGGCAGATGTGGCAAGGAAAGCCATAGAGCAGATGGAACAGTACGTCACCTATCTTCTGACTTCAAAGGGTATGGATAGAGAGAAGGCCCAAAGTATTGCCAAAGAACTGTCGGTAGGTAAGTACACCCATGACTATCCCCTTACGGTGGAGTACCTGAAGTCTTTGGGTCTCAACATATCCACCGATGTGCCCGAGGAAGTATACGAGCTTATGGAGTTGTTCCCTCAGCCCATGGGTTCTCAGGTTCCCTCCGTACAGTATATACCCGTGCCATACAGAACTCACAGAGCGGTAAAGTGA
- a CDS encoding acylphosphatase encodes MLVAYRVYLRGVVQGVGFRAFTRKVAESYALDGWVRNLPDGRVEIWVQGDKDVVWQFLKEVSEGPRGARVDVMEIVKEVPQHEERGFSVRY; translated from the coding sequence ATGTTGGTGGCTTATAGGGTGTACTTGCGGGGTGTGGTGCAGGGTGTGGGTTTCAGAGCCTTCACTAGGAAGGTGGCGGAGAGTTATGCTCTCGATGGTTGGGTGAGGAACCTACCCGACGGTAGAGTAGAGATATGGGTCCAGGGAGATAAGGATGTGGTGTGGCAGTTTCTTAAGGAGGTGTCAGAAGGTCCGAGGGGCGCTAGGGTAGATGTGATGGAGATAGTAAAGGAGGTGCCTCAGCATGAGGAGAGGGGTTTTTCTGTTAGGTATTAG
- the glyA gene encoding serine hydroxymethyltransferase, with amino-acid sequence MDHLKRTDPEIYHVILKEYERQFYHLELIASENFTSLAVMEAQGSLLTNKYAEGLPGKRYYGGCEWVDVAETLAIERAKKLFGAEHANVQPHSGSQANMAVYMAVLQPGDTLLGMDLAHGGHLTHGAKVNFSGKIYNAVYYGVDPNTELIDYDQLYRLAKEHKPKLIVGGASAYPRIIDWAKLREIADEVGALLMVDMAHYAGLIAGGVYPNPVPYAHFVTSTTHKTLRGPRSGFILCKSQFAKDIDKSVFPGIQGGPLMHVIAAKAVAFKEAMTEEFKVYARQVVANAKALAEELTKEGFRIVTGGTDSHIVLVDLRGTGLTGKEVEAALGRAHITVNKNAVPFDPLPPTKTSGIRLGTPAMTTRGMREDEMRRIAKLISTVIKNISDEKVIERVRGEVMELCEQFPLYPEMRERLHELSDSQATRL; translated from the coding sequence ATGGACCATCTGAAGAGGACAGACCCAGAGATCTACCACGTGATACTGAAAGAGTACGAAAGGCAGTTCTACCATCTGGAACTTATAGCCTCTGAGAACTTTACATCCTTGGCGGTTATGGAAGCCCAGGGTTCCTTACTCACCAACAAATATGCGGAGGGACTCCCGGGAAAGAGATACTACGGGGGATGTGAGTGGGTGGACGTGGCAGAAACCCTCGCCATAGAGAGGGCCAAAAAGTTGTTTGGCGCAGAGCACGCCAACGTACAACCTCACTCAGGAAGTCAGGCCAACATGGCCGTTTACATGGCTGTCCTACAACCAGGTGATACTCTACTAGGAATGGATCTGGCCCACGGCGGACACCTTACACACGGTGCAAAGGTAAACTTTTCCGGTAAGATATACAACGCCGTCTACTACGGTGTTGATCCCAACACGGAGCTGATAGATTATGATCAGCTGTATCGTTTGGCAAAAGAACACAAACCCAAACTGATCGTGGGAGGAGCATCCGCTTACCCACGCATCATAGATTGGGCCAAGCTGAGGGAGATAGCGGACGAGGTGGGAGCTCTCCTTATGGTGGATATGGCTCACTACGCAGGTCTCATAGCGGGAGGGGTGTATCCCAATCCTGTGCCCTACGCTCACTTTGTTACCTCCACCACTCACAAAACACTGAGGGGTCCACGAAGTGGTTTTATCCTTTGCAAAAGCCAATTTGCCAAGGACATAGATAAGTCTGTATTTCCCGGTATACAGGGTGGCCCTCTCATGCACGTCATAGCAGCCAAAGCTGTAGCCTTCAAGGAGGCTATGACAGAAGAATTCAAAGTTTACGCTCGTCAGGTGGTAGCCAACGCCAAGGCCCTCGCTGAGGAACTGACCAAGGAAGGCTTCAGGATAGTGACGGGAGGAACAGACAGCCACATAGTGCTGGTGGATCTAAGAGGGACGGGACTCACCGGTAAAGAGGTGGAGGCCGCTCTCGGAAGAGCCCACATCACCGTTAACAAAAACGCTGTTCCCTTTGACCCTCTACCGCCCACCAAAACGAGCGGTATAAGGCTCGGTACACCCGCTATGACCACCCGTGGTATGAGAGAGGACGAAATGAGGAGAATAGCTAAACTGATATCCACTGTTATTAAGAACATTTCTGACGAGAAGGTGATAGAGAGGGTGAGAGGAGAAGTGATGGAACTTTGTGAACAGTTCCCTCTTTATCCAGAAATGAGGGAAAGACTCCATGAGCTTTCTGATAGCCAAGCAACCCGTCTTTGA
- a CDS encoding S41 family peptidase: MNLPIFLLLILLQLAYSQETCSREETLQRLREYIQRYYLWKEKLGPLPTWQDESEAIQFLRQKGDKWTTITNIEEDRSWYSEGKLVGIGIRWDDKGQVVRVFRGSPAEKAGIRPGDIIYSINGERDNTKWSVVIRNTPAEKPVELVLIRNGLFVTVDVYKGPFVVDPIEDVKVLEFMGKKLGYIHLVNFTMPALREFSAALEKLISEGIDGLVLDLRNNSGGLISVAKGIADTLIGGEGVMFYLESAGNGVVLYEFSNRKGIGMPILVLVNRNTASAGELLTALLKRYAKAVVAGENTFGKYVGSNVYPLNSCGKVVRLVTFVMKLPDGSPIAPDGGIRPDCPLGKDDSLSSALKCIKPLLPKEDFAITP, encoded by the coding sequence ATGAACCTGCCCATTTTCCTACTTCTCATACTGCTTCAGTTAGCTTACAGTCAGGAAACTTGCTCCAGAGAGGAAACACTGCAGAGACTGAGGGAATACATACAGAGATACTACCTGTGGAAGGAAAAACTGGGTCCTTTACCCACGTGGCAGGATGAATCAGAGGCTATTCAGTTTCTCCGCCAGAAGGGTGATAAGTGGACTACCATAACCAACATAGAGGAAGACAGGAGTTGGTACTCTGAAGGAAAGTTGGTAGGAATTGGTATAAGGTGGGATGACAAAGGTCAGGTGGTTAGGGTTTTCAGAGGCTCCCCTGCTGAGAAGGCAGGCATAAGGCCCGGAGATATCATTTATTCCATCAACGGCGAAAGAGACAACACCAAGTGGAGTGTTGTCATCAGAAACACCCCTGCTGAAAAGCCCGTAGAACTAGTCCTAATAAGGAACGGTCTTTTCGTCACCGTTGATGTTTACAAAGGGCCCTTTGTGGTGGATCCTATAGAGGACGTAAAGGTGCTGGAGTTCATGGGTAAGAAACTGGGTTACATACACCTCGTTAACTTTACAATGCCTGCGTTAAGGGAATTTTCTGCAGCTTTAGAAAAACTGATATCAGAAGGTATAGATGGTCTTGTACTGGATCTAAGAAACAACAGCGGAGGCCTCATATCGGTGGCCAAAGGTATAGCGGACACTCTGATAGGTGGTGAGGGGGTGATGTTCTACTTAGAGTCGGCGGGTAACGGCGTTGTTCTTTATGAATTCAGTAACAGAAAGGGCATTGGAATGCCTATTTTGGTTCTCGTTAACAGAAACACAGCGTCAGCGGGTGAACTACTCACTGCCCTTCTCAAAAGGTATGCCAAAGCGGTTGTAGCGGGTGAAAACACTTTCGGAAAGTATGTGGGAAGTAACGTTTATCCCCTTAACTCCTGTGGGAAGGTGGTGAGGCTGGTGACCTTTGTCATGAAATTGCCCGACGGTTCCCCCATAGCACCGGATGGTGGCATAAGGCCAGACTGTCCTTTAGGAAAGGACGATTCTCTGTCCTCTGCTCTGAAGTGTATCAAACCCCTTTTGCCGAAAGAAGATTTTGCAATAACTCCCTAA